In the genome of Actinobacillus genomosp. 1, the window TTAATGACCCAAGACGGCTTTACGCTTTTAGTTATGGGATTTACCGGTAAAAAAGCAATGCAATTCAAAGAATCCTACATTGCAGAATTTAACCGAATGAAAAAGCAACTTGATAGCAAAGACCGCTTAAGAGATACGCAACACTTACTTAATGAGGCGATTGATTTCAAACAGCAGACTTCTGAAAAAGAAGATCCGCACGCTTACAGCCGTGAGAATACTCTCGTTTATTGTGTGGCGTTGGGTATGAGTAAAAAGAAATGGTTATCACAGAATGGCTATCCGGCAGATGTTGAAATCCGCCAATTTCTCACACCGGAACAACTTGATTTAATCCATTTACTGGTTACGGAAAACGCCACAATGATTAAGTTAGGTTTGGAGTACACAGTACGTAAAAATCATTTACAAGCAAGTGCGCTGCATTACTGGCGCAAACTAGCGGCAAATAAGGAAAAATAATGACAACAAATGACAACAACCTAACACCCAAACAAGAAGCCTTTGCGCTGAAATATGTTGAATTAGGTAACGCAAGCGAAGCATACCGCCAAGCCTACAATACTGATGAAATGAAGTCGGAAACCGTCCACCGAAAAGCTAATGAGCTGATGAGTAACGGCAAGATCACGGCAAGGATTGACGAGCTAAAGGCAGAACATCAAGCACGGCACAAGCTGACCGTTGATGACTTGCTAATTGATCTAGACGAAGCGAGAAACATAGCAAAAGAGAACGGCAATGCTAATGCAATGATTTCCGCCACAATGGCAAAAGCGAAGTTATTGGGGCTTGATAAGCCAACGCTAGAAGTAGCGGTAAATGGTACGTTAGATAATATCCCGACAGTTATCGAACTTGTTGCACCTAACTTTGATAACTCGAAT includes:
- a CDS encoding Rha family transcriptional regulator; amino-acid sequence: MKGLNEQLPIEAVFPKVFRKETVAMTNTLKVAEYFGKQHKNILQRLENLECSEEFNRLNFKPVKYTDQKGESRKMFLMTQDGFTLLVMGFTGKKAMQFKESYIAEFNRMKKQLDSKDRLRDTQHLLNEAIDFKQQTSEKEDPHAYSRENTLVYCVALGMSKKKWLSQNGYPADVEIRQFLTPEQLDLIHLLVTENATMIKLGLEYTVRKNHLQASALHYWRKLAANKEK
- a CDS encoding terminase small subunit translates to MTTNDNNLTPKQEAFALKYVELGNASEAYRQAYNTDEMKSETVHRKANELMSNGKITARIDELKAEHQARHKLTVDDLLIDLDEARNIAKENGNANAMISATMAKAKLLGLDKPTLEVAVNGTLDNIPTVIELVAPNFDNSNSWSP